One genomic segment of Misgurnus anguillicaudatus chromosome 25, ASM2758022v2, whole genome shotgun sequence includes these proteins:
- the srcin1b gene encoding SRC kinase signaling inhibitor 1 isoform X2, whose translation MLRGDDAEYQRRYHTLGSSTRRLSNPDMEAFAKLHKGGDVEHQRNKYPPQHAATLVNTNCARQQQPHYWSFKARTPRNAAGLQQQQSLGEQVGGRLCYASAESLESMADAEVPLGFSRSNILRQSLPLARSPSQAKLRAPAVLFLQFGDETRRVHITHELTSMETLHALIVHMFPQKLTMGALRSPTTALLMKDEARNIFYELEDPRDIHDRCLIKIYCRDTHYNPMHHGHIANGDMRRELVYTSRESSPTRRLNTMPSSSSPSGSPSRSQSRLSYAGGRPSSYSGPHPSPQMHPYQHPHHGHAPQQTGHPHPAYSPSPSAILERRDVKPDEEINSSSKSVVLLKNEAIYADPYALVQDARALAYRRGSVRSIAGYPAAALQCELEGALYRSGGPIYADPYATVGFRTLPPASPQKLSDGRDPYGSHPGRGSPGRHGFRKDGTVYIESPKNRPGGPPLEQICMLGAPGTDGGPVYSSSLPGNEETRERMEAMEKQIASLTGLVQSVLTRGPDSPEKAETASDCSAPETGRFRKKKVSSPSAPLALMPPPPTGVSQPIAMSRLQMQLHLTDLQQHTAGLRKHLTELRQLQLQNQDSVQALLRQTESDLGMCLIEASRTQEDPLQRQRLLVEEERLRYLNEEELIIQQLHDLERSVEEMKTGAGLNHHLITEQEIEQKSLELRRLGETVTELSNQFPTLQSKMRVVLRVEVEAVKFLKEEPLRLEALLKRCRNITNTLALLRRQVSEGVWRTPDDFSSSVSSMSETDFSRSSDLDILTSPSLNLPDTLSISTALSASLGNNPSLTSASSFGGTTSLSNVLGSTSSLTGSTTLGNWLASTGATDSIMPELNGTSTGSVKSSGLEDLPPRRESDKGVSVEVRLAAERDWEEKRASLTQFSAQDINRLLEETQAELMKAIPDLDFAAKQITKPAVPPKPQLSSLPAPGSASSTPTLTPEHQPKTPPKPPSKDGIPRRGSGELTVPRYRTEKLSKSPPPPPPRRSFPSGLGLTTNSSGEVITINKSVKKLEKSENREDSNIPINSQTPPVKLRRPSTSDGPRPSSTPPAIAASGVKEDEDDEEKIIAELEAFQRTPVKEKLAVQARFPADVSSNSVDRAGQWINSSLWREPVGTPPGSAKLMQSSAASRLRHLQQSSLERKSRKQQEEFPKLQQGQQQVFHF comes from the exons GCGAGGACTCCACGCAACGCTGCCGGCCTGCAGCAGCAGCAATCGCTGGGTGAACAGGTCGGAGGGCGACTGTGCTATGCGTCTGCGGAGAGTTTGGAGAGCATGGCCGACGCTGAGGTTCCTCTGGGCTTCAGTCGCTCCAACATCCTCAGACAAAGCCTGCCGCTGGCACGATCACCCAGCCAGGCTAAACTAAGGGCTCCAG CTGTGTTGTTCCTGCAGTTCGGTGATGAGACGCGTCGGGTGCACATCACTCATGAGTTGACCAGTATGGAGACACTTCACGCCCTTATCGTGCACATGTTCCCACAAAAGCTGACGATGGGTGCACTGCGCTCGCCCACCACAGCGCTGCTGATGAAAGATGAAGCACGCAACATCTTTTACGAACTGGAGGATCCTCGTGACATCCACGACCGATGCCTCATTAAGATCTACTGCAGAGATACGCATTATAACCCCATGCACCACGGGCATATTGCCAACGGGGACATGCGG AGAGAGCTGGTGTACACCTCGAGGGAATCGTCTCCCACGCGACGTTTAAACACAATGCCGTCTTCCTCTTCTCCCTCTGGCTCTCCTTCTCGCTCACAATCTCGTCTTTCTTACGCCGGCGGTCGTCCTTCCTCTTACTCGGGTCCCCATCCTTCGCCCCAGATGCATCCTTATCAGCACCCACACCATGGCCACGCCCCTCAGCAGACTGGCCACCCCCACCCTGCATACAGCCCCTCCCCCAGTGCCATTTTGGAACGCCGTGATGTAAAACCGGATGAAGAAATTAATTCCTCATCGAAGAGCGTGGTGCTCCTCAAAAACGAAGCGATATACGCTGACCCGTACGCTCTCGTGCAAGATGCCCGGGCCTTGGCGTACCGCCGCGGCTCTGTGCGCTCCATTGCTGGCTACCCCGCCGCTGCGTTACAGTGCGAGCTCGAGGGCGCCCTCTACAGATCCGGAGGACCCATATATGCAGATCCGTATGCCACTGTGGGTTTCCGCACTCTTCCCCCAGCCTCACCACAGAAACTGTCCGATGGCAGGGATCCGTATGGGAGCCACCCAGGTCGAGGGTCACCTGGGAGACATGGGTTTCGTAAAGATGGCACCGTATACATAGAAAGCCCCAAAAATCGTCCAGGAGGGCCGCCGTTGGAGCAGATATGTATGCTCGGGGCTCCTGGAACAGATGGGGGGCCAGTTTACAGCTCATCATTACCTGGTAATGAAGAAACCAG AGAGCGTATGGAGGCCATGGAGAAGCAGATAGCGAGTCTGACTGGTCTGGTTCAGAGCGTCCTGACTCGTGGACCGGACAGCCC TGAAAAAGCTGAAACAGCGAGTGACTGCTCTGCTCCTGAAA CTGGCAGGTTTAGAAAAAAGAAAG TCTCGTCGCCGTCTGCGCCTCTGGCCTTGATGCCACCCCCACCCACTGGAGTGTCTCAGCCAATAGCGATGTCCCGTTTACAGATGCAGCTGCATCTCACTGACCTGCAGCAACATACGGCTGGACTGCGCAAACATCTGACAGAACTACGACAACTACAG TTGCAGAATCAGGATTCTGTTCAGGCTTTATTAAGACAGACAGAGTCTGATTTGGGAATGTGTCTGATCGAGGCGTCTCGGACACAGGAAGATCCGTTACAGCGCCAGCGCCTTCTTGTGGAAGAGGAGAGGCTTCGCTATCTTAATGAAGAAGAGCTTATTATACAACAACTACA TGATCTGGAGCGCTCTGTGGAAGAGATGAAGACAGGGGCGGGGCTAAACCATCACCTGATTACAGAACAGGAAATAGAACAGAAGAGTCTAGAACTCCGAAGACTCGGAGAGACTGTGACTGAACTCAGTA ATCAGTTCCCCACTTTGCAAAGTAAGATGCGTGTGGTGCTGAGGGTGGAGGTGGAGGCCGTCAAGTTCCTCAAAGAGGAGCCGCTCAGATTGGAGGCGTTGTTGAAACGTTGCAGGAACATCACCAATACGCTCGCTCTACTGCGGAG ACAGGTGTCAGAAGGTGTATGGAGAACCCCGGATGACTTCAGCAGTTCTGTTTCGAGTATGAGCGAGACTGACTTCAGCAGGAGCTCGGATCTGGATATCCTCACGAGTCCTTCTCTAAATCTGCCTGACACGTTATCTATCTCCACTGCACTCTCTGCTTCATTGGGGAATAATCCCAGTCTGACCAGTGCTTCCAGTTTTG GGGGAACCACTAGTCTATCTAATGTACTCGGCTCTACCAGTAGTCTCACAGGCAGTACCACACTGGGTAACTGGTTAGCATCAACCGGAGCAACAGACTCCATCATGCCTGAACTGAACGGGACATCTACAGGATCAGTGAAGTCCAGCGGGCTGGAAGATCTGCCTCCACGCAGAGAATCTGATAAAGGCGTTTCCGTGGAGGTCCGACTG GCCGCAGAACGAGACTGGGAAGAGAAGAGAGCCAGTTTAACTCAGTTCAGCGCTCAGGACATCAACCGTCTGCTGGAGGAAACTCAAGCTGAATTAATGAAGGCCATTCCAGATCTGGACTTTGCCGCCAAGCAGATCACCAAACCGGCCGTTCCCCCCAAACCCCAGCTGTCCTCTCTCCCAGCGCCAGGTTCAGCGTCTTCAACCCCGACCTTAACACCTGAACACCAACCCAAAACCCCACCAAAACCACCCAGCAAAGATGGCATCCCGCGCAGGGGATCAG GAGAGTTGACCGTACCGCGGTATCGAACAGAAAAGCTGTCCAAGTCTCCGCCCCCTCCTCCCCCAAGACGAAGTTTCCCGTCAGGCCTTGGGCTCACGACCAACAGCAGCGGAGAAGTTATCACCATAAACAAGAGCGTGAAG AAGTTAGAGAAGAGTGAAAACAGAGAGGATTCAAACATACCGATTAACTCTCAGACGCCGCCGGTCAAACTGAGACGACCCTCGACCTCCGATGGGCCCCGGCCCTCATCCACACCACCGGCCATCGCAGCTTCTGGAGTAAAGGAGGATGAAGATGATGAGGAGAAGATAATAGCCGAGCTGGAG GCGTTTCAGAGAACCCCAGTGAAAGAGAAGCTCGCGGTTCAGGCCAGATTCCCTGCAGATGTCTCATCTAACAGTGTTGACAGGGCAGGCCAGTGGATCAACAGCTCTCTATGGAGAGAG CCTGTAGGAACTCCACCGGGCTCGGCTAAACTAATGCAGTCGTCTGCTGCCTCTCGCCTGCGACACCTGCAGCAGAGCAGTCTGGAGCGCAAGAGCAGAAAACAACAGGAGGAGTTTCCCAAACTTCAACAGGGTCAGCAGCAGGTATTTCACTTCTAA
- the srcin1b gene encoding SRC kinase signaling inhibitor 1 isoform X1 — protein sequence MLRGDDAEYQRRYHTLGSSTRRLSNPDMEAFAKLHKGGDVEHQRNKYPPQHAATLVNTNCARQQQPHYWSFKARTPRNAAGLQQQQSLGEQVGGRLCYASAESLESMADAEVPLGFSRSNILRQSLPLARSPSQAKLRAPAVLFLQFGDETRRVHITHELTSMETLHALIVHMFPQKLTMGALRSPTTALLMKDEARNIFYELEDPRDIHDRCLIKIYCRDTHYNPMHHGHIANGDMRRELVYTSRESSPTRRLNTMPSSSSPSGSPSRSQSRLSYAGGRPSSYSGPHPSPQMHPYQHPHHGHAPQQTGHPHPAYSPSPSAILERRDVKPDEEINSSSKSVVLLKNEAIYADPYALVQDARALAYRRGSVRSIAGYPAAALQCELEGALYRSGGPIYADPYATVGFRTLPPASPQKLSDGRDPYGSHPGRGSPGRHGFRKDGTVYIESPKNRPGGPPLEQICMLGAPGTDGGPVYSSSLPGNEETRERMEAMEKQIASLTGLVQSVLTRGPDSPEKAETASDCSAPETGRFRKKKVSSPSAPLALMPPPPTGVSQPIAMSRLQMQLHLTDLQQHTAGLRKHLTELRQLQLQNQDSVQALLRQTESDLGMCLIEASRTQEDPLQRQRLLVEEERLRYLNEEELIIQQLHDLERSVEEMKTGAGLNHHLITEQEIEQKSLELRRLGETVTELSNQFPTLQSKMRVVLRVEVEAVKFLKEEPLRLEALLKRCRNITNTLALLRRQVSEGVWRTPDDFSSSVSSMSETDFSRSSDLDILTSPSLNLPDTLSISTALSASLGNNPSLTSASSFGGTTSLSNVLGSTSSLTGSTTLGNWLASTGATDSIMPELNGTSTGSVKSSGLEDLPPRRESDKGVSVEVRLAAERDWEEKRASLTQFSAQDINRLLEETQAELMKAIPDLDFAAKQITKPAVPPKPQLSSLPAPGSASSTPTLTPEHQPKTPPKPPSKDGIPRRGSGELTVPRYRTEKLSKSPPPPPPRRSFPSGLGLTTNSSGEVITINKSVKKLEKSENREDSNIPINSQTPPVKLRRPSTSDGPRPSSTPPAIAASGVKEDEDDEEKIIAELEAFQRTPVKEKLAVQARFPADVSSNSVDRAGQWINSSLWREPVGTPPGSAKLMQSSAASRLRHLQQSSLERKSRKQQEEFPKLQQGQQQVPTAWRR from the exons GCGAGGACTCCACGCAACGCTGCCGGCCTGCAGCAGCAGCAATCGCTGGGTGAACAGGTCGGAGGGCGACTGTGCTATGCGTCTGCGGAGAGTTTGGAGAGCATGGCCGACGCTGAGGTTCCTCTGGGCTTCAGTCGCTCCAACATCCTCAGACAAAGCCTGCCGCTGGCACGATCACCCAGCCAGGCTAAACTAAGGGCTCCAG CTGTGTTGTTCCTGCAGTTCGGTGATGAGACGCGTCGGGTGCACATCACTCATGAGTTGACCAGTATGGAGACACTTCACGCCCTTATCGTGCACATGTTCCCACAAAAGCTGACGATGGGTGCACTGCGCTCGCCCACCACAGCGCTGCTGATGAAAGATGAAGCACGCAACATCTTTTACGAACTGGAGGATCCTCGTGACATCCACGACCGATGCCTCATTAAGATCTACTGCAGAGATACGCATTATAACCCCATGCACCACGGGCATATTGCCAACGGGGACATGCGG AGAGAGCTGGTGTACACCTCGAGGGAATCGTCTCCCACGCGACGTTTAAACACAATGCCGTCTTCCTCTTCTCCCTCTGGCTCTCCTTCTCGCTCACAATCTCGTCTTTCTTACGCCGGCGGTCGTCCTTCCTCTTACTCGGGTCCCCATCCTTCGCCCCAGATGCATCCTTATCAGCACCCACACCATGGCCACGCCCCTCAGCAGACTGGCCACCCCCACCCTGCATACAGCCCCTCCCCCAGTGCCATTTTGGAACGCCGTGATGTAAAACCGGATGAAGAAATTAATTCCTCATCGAAGAGCGTGGTGCTCCTCAAAAACGAAGCGATATACGCTGACCCGTACGCTCTCGTGCAAGATGCCCGGGCCTTGGCGTACCGCCGCGGCTCTGTGCGCTCCATTGCTGGCTACCCCGCCGCTGCGTTACAGTGCGAGCTCGAGGGCGCCCTCTACAGATCCGGAGGACCCATATATGCAGATCCGTATGCCACTGTGGGTTTCCGCACTCTTCCCCCAGCCTCACCACAGAAACTGTCCGATGGCAGGGATCCGTATGGGAGCCACCCAGGTCGAGGGTCACCTGGGAGACATGGGTTTCGTAAAGATGGCACCGTATACATAGAAAGCCCCAAAAATCGTCCAGGAGGGCCGCCGTTGGAGCAGATATGTATGCTCGGGGCTCCTGGAACAGATGGGGGGCCAGTTTACAGCTCATCATTACCTGGTAATGAAGAAACCAG AGAGCGTATGGAGGCCATGGAGAAGCAGATAGCGAGTCTGACTGGTCTGGTTCAGAGCGTCCTGACTCGTGGACCGGACAGCCC TGAAAAAGCTGAAACAGCGAGTGACTGCTCTGCTCCTGAAA CTGGCAGGTTTAGAAAAAAGAAAG TCTCGTCGCCGTCTGCGCCTCTGGCCTTGATGCCACCCCCACCCACTGGAGTGTCTCAGCCAATAGCGATGTCCCGTTTACAGATGCAGCTGCATCTCACTGACCTGCAGCAACATACGGCTGGACTGCGCAAACATCTGACAGAACTACGACAACTACAG TTGCAGAATCAGGATTCTGTTCAGGCTTTATTAAGACAGACAGAGTCTGATTTGGGAATGTGTCTGATCGAGGCGTCTCGGACACAGGAAGATCCGTTACAGCGCCAGCGCCTTCTTGTGGAAGAGGAGAGGCTTCGCTATCTTAATGAAGAAGAGCTTATTATACAACAACTACA TGATCTGGAGCGCTCTGTGGAAGAGATGAAGACAGGGGCGGGGCTAAACCATCACCTGATTACAGAACAGGAAATAGAACAGAAGAGTCTAGAACTCCGAAGACTCGGAGAGACTGTGACTGAACTCAGTA ATCAGTTCCCCACTTTGCAAAGTAAGATGCGTGTGGTGCTGAGGGTGGAGGTGGAGGCCGTCAAGTTCCTCAAAGAGGAGCCGCTCAGATTGGAGGCGTTGTTGAAACGTTGCAGGAACATCACCAATACGCTCGCTCTACTGCGGAG ACAGGTGTCAGAAGGTGTATGGAGAACCCCGGATGACTTCAGCAGTTCTGTTTCGAGTATGAGCGAGACTGACTTCAGCAGGAGCTCGGATCTGGATATCCTCACGAGTCCTTCTCTAAATCTGCCTGACACGTTATCTATCTCCACTGCACTCTCTGCTTCATTGGGGAATAATCCCAGTCTGACCAGTGCTTCCAGTTTTG GGGGAACCACTAGTCTATCTAATGTACTCGGCTCTACCAGTAGTCTCACAGGCAGTACCACACTGGGTAACTGGTTAGCATCAACCGGAGCAACAGACTCCATCATGCCTGAACTGAACGGGACATCTACAGGATCAGTGAAGTCCAGCGGGCTGGAAGATCTGCCTCCACGCAGAGAATCTGATAAAGGCGTTTCCGTGGAGGTCCGACTG GCCGCAGAACGAGACTGGGAAGAGAAGAGAGCCAGTTTAACTCAGTTCAGCGCTCAGGACATCAACCGTCTGCTGGAGGAAACTCAAGCTGAATTAATGAAGGCCATTCCAGATCTGGACTTTGCCGCCAAGCAGATCACCAAACCGGCCGTTCCCCCCAAACCCCAGCTGTCCTCTCTCCCAGCGCCAGGTTCAGCGTCTTCAACCCCGACCTTAACACCTGAACACCAACCCAAAACCCCACCAAAACCACCCAGCAAAGATGGCATCCCGCGCAGGGGATCAG GAGAGTTGACCGTACCGCGGTATCGAACAGAAAAGCTGTCCAAGTCTCCGCCCCCTCCTCCCCCAAGACGAAGTTTCCCGTCAGGCCTTGGGCTCACGACCAACAGCAGCGGAGAAGTTATCACCATAAACAAGAGCGTGAAG AAGTTAGAGAAGAGTGAAAACAGAGAGGATTCAAACATACCGATTAACTCTCAGACGCCGCCGGTCAAACTGAGACGACCCTCGACCTCCGATGGGCCCCGGCCCTCATCCACACCACCGGCCATCGCAGCTTCTGGAGTAAAGGAGGATGAAGATGATGAGGAGAAGATAATAGCCGAGCTGGAG GCGTTTCAGAGAACCCCAGTGAAAGAGAAGCTCGCGGTTCAGGCCAGATTCCCTGCAGATGTCTCATCTAACAGTGTTGACAGGGCAGGCCAGTGGATCAACAGCTCTCTATGGAGAGAG CCTGTAGGAACTCCACCGGGCTCGGCTAAACTAATGCAGTCGTCTGCTGCCTCTCGCCTGCGACACCTGCAGCAGAGCAGTCTGGAGCGCAAGAGCAGAAAACAACAGGAGGAGTTTCCCAAACTTCAACAGGGTCAGCAGCAG GTGCCCACCGCGTGGCGACGATGA
- the srcin1b gene encoding SRC kinase signaling inhibitor 1 isoform X9 — protein sequence MADAEVPLGFSRSNILRQSLPLARSPSQAKLRAPAVLFLQFGDETRRVHITHELTSMETLHALIVHMFPQKLTMGALRSPTTALLMKDEARNIFYELEDPRDIHDRCLIKIYCRDTHYNPMHHGHIANGDMRRELVYTSRESSPTRRLNTMPSSSSPSGSPSRSQSRLSYAGGRPSSYSGPHPSPQMHPYQHPHHGHAPQQTGHPHPAYSPSPSAILERRDVKPDEEINSSSKSVVLLKNEAIYADPYALVQDARALAYRRGSVRSIAGYPAAALQCELEGALYRSGGPIYADPYATVGFRTLPPASPQKLSDGRDPYGSHPGRGSPGRHGFRKDGTVYIESPKNRPGGPPLEQICMLGAPGTDGGPVYSSSLPGNEETRERMEAMEKQIASLTGLVQSVLTRGPDSPEKAETASDCSAPETGRFRKKKVSSPSAPLALMPPPPTGVSQPIAMSRLQMQLHLTDLQQHTAGLRKHLTELRQLQLQNQDSVQALLRQTESDLGMCLIEASRTQEDPLQRQRLLVEEERLRYLNEEELIIQQLHDLERSVEEMKTGAGLNHHLITEQEIEQKSLELRRLGETVTELSNQFPTLQSKMRVVLRVEVEAVKFLKEEPLRLEALLKRCRNITNTLALLRRQVSEGVWRTPDDFSSSVSSMSETDFSRSSDLDILTSPSLNLPDTLSISTALSASLGNNPSLTSASSFGGTTSLSNVLGSTSSLTGSTTLGNWLASTGATDSIMPELNGTSTGSVKSSGLEDLPPRRESDKGVSVEVRLAAERDWEEKRASLTQFSAQDINRLLEETQAELMKAIPDLDFAAKQITKPAVPPKPQLSSLPAPGSASSTPTLTPEHQPKTPPKPPSKDGIPRRGSGELTVPRYRTEKLSKSPPPPPPRRSFPSGLGLTTNSSGEVITINKSVKKLEKSENREDSNIPINSQTPPVKLRRPSTSDGPRPSSTPPAIAASGVKEDEDDEEKIIAELEAFQRTPVKEKLAVQARFPADVSSNSVDRAGQWINSSLWREPVGTPPGSAKLMQSSAASRLRHLQQSSLERKSRKQQEEFPKLQQGQQQVPTAWRR from the exons ATGGCCGACGCTGAGGTTCCTCTGGGCTTCAGTCGCTCCAACATCCTCAGACAAAGCCTGCCGCTGGCACGATCACCCAGCCAGGCTAAACTAAGGGCTCCAG CTGTGTTGTTCCTGCAGTTCGGTGATGAGACGCGTCGGGTGCACATCACTCATGAGTTGACCAGTATGGAGACACTTCACGCCCTTATCGTGCACATGTTCCCACAAAAGCTGACGATGGGTGCACTGCGCTCGCCCACCACAGCGCTGCTGATGAAAGATGAAGCACGCAACATCTTTTACGAACTGGAGGATCCTCGTGACATCCACGACCGATGCCTCATTAAGATCTACTGCAGAGATACGCATTATAACCCCATGCACCACGGGCATATTGCCAACGGGGACATGCGG AGAGAGCTGGTGTACACCTCGAGGGAATCGTCTCCCACGCGACGTTTAAACACAATGCCGTCTTCCTCTTCTCCCTCTGGCTCTCCTTCTCGCTCACAATCTCGTCTTTCTTACGCCGGCGGTCGTCCTTCCTCTTACTCGGGTCCCCATCCTTCGCCCCAGATGCATCCTTATCAGCACCCACACCATGGCCACGCCCCTCAGCAGACTGGCCACCCCCACCCTGCATACAGCCCCTCCCCCAGTGCCATTTTGGAACGCCGTGATGTAAAACCGGATGAAGAAATTAATTCCTCATCGAAGAGCGTGGTGCTCCTCAAAAACGAAGCGATATACGCTGACCCGTACGCTCTCGTGCAAGATGCCCGGGCCTTGGCGTACCGCCGCGGCTCTGTGCGCTCCATTGCTGGCTACCCCGCCGCTGCGTTACAGTGCGAGCTCGAGGGCGCCCTCTACAGATCCGGAGGACCCATATATGCAGATCCGTATGCCACTGTGGGTTTCCGCACTCTTCCCCCAGCCTCACCACAGAAACTGTCCGATGGCAGGGATCCGTATGGGAGCCACCCAGGTCGAGGGTCACCTGGGAGACATGGGTTTCGTAAAGATGGCACCGTATACATAGAAAGCCCCAAAAATCGTCCAGGAGGGCCGCCGTTGGAGCAGATATGTATGCTCGGGGCTCCTGGAACAGATGGGGGGCCAGTTTACAGCTCATCATTACCTGGTAATGAAGAAACCAG AGAGCGTATGGAGGCCATGGAGAAGCAGATAGCGAGTCTGACTGGTCTGGTTCAGAGCGTCCTGACTCGTGGACCGGACAGCCC TGAAAAAGCTGAAACAGCGAGTGACTGCTCTGCTCCTGAAA CTGGCAGGTTTAGAAAAAAGAAAG TCTCGTCGCCGTCTGCGCCTCTGGCCTTGATGCCACCCCCACCCACTGGAGTGTCTCAGCCAATAGCGATGTCCCGTTTACAGATGCAGCTGCATCTCACTGACCTGCAGCAACATACGGCTGGACTGCGCAAACATCTGACAGAACTACGACAACTACAG TTGCAGAATCAGGATTCTGTTCAGGCTTTATTAAGACAGACAGAGTCTGATTTGGGAATGTGTCTGATCGAGGCGTCTCGGACACAGGAAGATCCGTTACAGCGCCAGCGCCTTCTTGTGGAAGAGGAGAGGCTTCGCTATCTTAATGAAGAAGAGCTTATTATACAACAACTACA TGATCTGGAGCGCTCTGTGGAAGAGATGAAGACAGGGGCGGGGCTAAACCATCACCTGATTACAGAACAGGAAATAGAACAGAAGAGTCTAGAACTCCGAAGACTCGGAGAGACTGTGACTGAACTCAGTA ATCAGTTCCCCACTTTGCAAAGTAAGATGCGTGTGGTGCTGAGGGTGGAGGTGGAGGCCGTCAAGTTCCTCAAAGAGGAGCCGCTCAGATTGGAGGCGTTGTTGAAACGTTGCAGGAACATCACCAATACGCTCGCTCTACTGCGGAG ACAGGTGTCAGAAGGTGTATGGAGAACCCCGGATGACTTCAGCAGTTCTGTTTCGAGTATGAGCGAGACTGACTTCAGCAGGAGCTCGGATCTGGATATCCTCACGAGTCCTTCTCTAAATCTGCCTGACACGTTATCTATCTCCACTGCACTCTCTGCTTCATTGGGGAATAATCCCAGTCTGACCAGTGCTTCCAGTTTTG GGGGAACCACTAGTCTATCTAATGTACTCGGCTCTACCAGTAGTCTCACAGGCAGTACCACACTGGGTAACTGGTTAGCATCAACCGGAGCAACAGACTCCATCATGCCTGAACTGAACGGGACATCTACAGGATCAGTGAAGTCCAGCGGGCTGGAAGATCTGCCTCCACGCAGAGAATCTGATAAAGGCGTTTCCGTGGAGGTCCGACTG GCCGCAGAACGAGACTGGGAAGAGAAGAGAGCCAGTTTAACTCAGTTCAGCGCTCAGGACATCAACCGTCTGCTGGAGGAAACTCAAGCTGAATTAATGAAGGCCATTCCAGATCTGGACTTTGCCGCCAAGCAGATCACCAAACCGGCCGTTCCCCCCAAACCCCAGCTGTCCTCTCTCCCAGCGCCAGGTTCAGCGTCTTCAACCCCGACCTTAACACCTGAACACCAACCCAAAACCCCACCAAAACCACCCAGCAAAGATGGCATCCCGCGCAGGGGATCAG GAGAGTTGACCGTACCGCGGTATCGAACAGAAAAGCTGTCCAAGTCTCCGCCCCCTCCTCCCCCAAGACGAAGTTTCCCGTCAGGCCTTGGGCTCACGACCAACAGCAGCGGAGAAGTTATCACCATAAACAAGAGCGTGAAG AAGTTAGAGAAGAGTGAAAACAGAGAGGATTCAAACATACCGATTAACTCTCAGACGCCGCCGGTCAAACTGAGACGACCCTCGACCTCCGATGGGCCCCGGCCCTCATCCACACCACCGGCCATCGCAGCTTCTGGAGTAAAGGAGGATGAAGATGATGAGGAGAAGATAATAGCCGAGCTGGAG GCGTTTCAGAGAACCCCAGTGAAAGAGAAGCTCGCGGTTCAGGCCAGATTCCCTGCAGATGTCTCATCTAACAGTGTTGACAGGGCAGGCCAGTGGATCAACAGCTCTCTATGGAGAGAG CCTGTAGGAACTCCACCGGGCTCGGCTAAACTAATGCAGTCGTCTGCTGCCTCTCGCCTGCGACACCTGCAGCAGAGCAGTCTGGAGCGCAAGAGCAGAAAACAACAGGAGGAGTTTCCCAAACTTCAACAGGGTCAGCAGCAG GTGCCCACCGCGTGGCGACGATGA